A portion of the Acidobacteriota bacterium genome contains these proteins:
- the rpsG gene encoding 30S ribosomal protein S7: protein MPRRREIAKREVPADPIYASPLVTKFIRTIMEDGKRSTAERIMYGALDIVKEKTADDPLKVFKKAVDNVKPALEVKSRRVGGSNYQVPIEVNPTRRLSLSLRWLSGFAADRGDGKTMQEKLANEFMDAANLRGGAVKKREDVHRMAEANKAFAHYRF, encoded by the coding sequence ATGCCGCGTAGAAGAGAGATTGCCAAACGTGAAGTGCCCGCGGACCCGATTTACGCGAGCCCGCTGGTCACCAAGTTCATCCGCACCATCATGGAAGATGGCAAGCGCAGCACGGCCGAACGCATCATGTATGGCGCGCTCGACATCGTGAAGGAAAAGACGGCCGACGATCCGCTCAAGGTCTTCAAGAAGGCCGTGGACAACGTCAAGCCGGCGCTGGAAGTGAAGTCGCGCCGCGTGGGCGGCTCCAACTACCAGGTGCCGATCGAGGTCAACCCCACCCGTCGTTTGTCCCTGTCGCTCCGCTGGCTGTCGGGCTTTGCCGCCGACCGCGGCGACGGCAAGACGATGCAGGAAAAGCTGGCCAACGAATTCATGGATGCGGCGAACCTGCGCGGTGGCGCGGTGAAGAAGCGCGAAGACGTGCACCGCATGGCCGAAGCCAACAAAGCGTTCGCGCACTACCGGTTCTAA
- the rplB gene encoding 50S ribosomal protein L2, which yields MGIRNYKPTSPARRFYSVQTFDEITSTTPHKPLLEPLHRSGGRNNKGEITSWWRGGGHKRNYRVIDFKRDKFNIPGKITTVEYDPNRSARIALVTYADGEKRYILHPLGMKVGDPVMSGDGVDILPGNCLKLKLIPLGTMVHNVELKPGKGGQIARSAGSAVQLVAKDGEYASVKMPSSEIRHINSECLATIGQVGNLDHENISIGKAGRSRWLGKRPHVRGVAMNPVDHPLGGGEGKTSGGRHPVTPWGIPTKGYKTRRNKRTDSFIVERRKK from the coding sequence ATGGGGATTCGTAACTACAAGCCCACCTCACCGGCGCGCCGGTTCTACAGCGTGCAGACGTTCGACGAGATCACCTCGACGACGCCGCACAAGCCGCTGCTCGAACCGCTGCACCGCTCAGGGGGCCGCAACAACAAGGGCGAGATCACGTCGTGGTGGCGCGGTGGCGGCCACAAGCGCAACTATCGCGTCATCGACTTCAAGCGCGACAAGTTCAATATCCCCGGCAAGATCACGACGGTCGAGTACGACCCGAACCGCAGCGCGCGTATTGCGCTCGTGACCTACGCCGATGGCGAAAAGCGCTACATCCTGCATCCGCTCGGGATGAAGGTGGGCGACCCGGTGATGTCGGGCGACGGCGTGGACATCCTGCCGGGCAACTGCCTCAAGCTGAAGCTGATTCCCCTGGGCACCATGGTGCACAACGTGGAACTCAAGCCCGGCAAGGGCGGCCAGATCGCGCGGTCGGCCGGCTCGGCCGTGCAGCTGGTGGCGAAGGACGGCGAGTACGCATCGGTGAAGATGCCCTCGAGCGAAATCCGTCACATCAACAGCGAGTGCCTGGCCACCATCGGGCAGGTGGGCAATCTCGACCACGAGAACATCTCGATCGGCAAGGCCGGTCGCAGCCGGTGGCTGGGCAAGCGGCCGCACGTGCGCGGCGTCGCCATGAACCCGGTGGACCACCCGCTCGGCGGCGGCGAAGGCAAGACCTCGGGTGGACGTCACCCGGTCACGCCGTGGGGTATTCCGACCAAGGGCTACAAGACGCGCCGTAACAAGCGCACGGATTCGTTCATCGTCGAACGGCGGAAGAAGTAG
- a CDS encoding 30S ribosomal protein S12, whose amino-acid sequence MPTISQLVRKGRDRVLWKTKSPALQGSPQKRGVCVRVFTQTPKKPNSALRKVARVRLTNGIEVTTYIPGVGHNLQEHSLVLIRGGRVKDLPGVRYHVVRGTLDTVGVAGRMQGRSKYGAKRPKKA is encoded by the coding sequence ATGCCGACGATTAGCCAACTGGTTCGCAAGGGTCGAGACCGGGTGCTCTGGAAGACCAAGAGCCCCGCACTGCAGGGCAGCCCGCAAAAGCGCGGCGTGTGCGTGCGTGTGTTCACCCAGACTCCCAAGAAGCCGAATTCCGCGCTGCGCAAGGTCGCCCGCGTGCGCCTGACCAACGGCATTGAAGTGACCACCTACATCCCGGGCGTGGGCCACAACCTGCAGGAGCACTCGCTGGTGCTCATCCGTGGCGGCCGCGTCAAGGACCTGCCGGGTGTGCGGTATCACGTCGTGCGCGGCACGCTCGACACGGTGGGTGTCGCGGGCCGTATGCAGGGGCGTTCGAAGTACGGGGCCAAGCGCCCCAAGAAGGCATAA
- the rplC gene encoding 50S ribosomal protein L3, whose product MVTGILGRKLGMTQIFLPDGTAVPATVIKAGPCVVVQAKTAGKDGYEAVQLGLVDATPAPANKATAGHFKKAGVPATRIRREVAVAKGAEAPKPGDQVLVDMFKAGERVDVVANGRGKGFQGVMKRHGFSGGAATHGSMFHRAPGSIGASSYPSRVVKGMRMGGRMGGKRITTLNLKVVSIDTEQNLLVLRGAVPGAPDGVVLVRRAVAKKKDPQPQVEKAKKGKK is encoded by the coding sequence ATGGTCACCGGAATTCTCGGTCGCAAGCTGGGCATGACCCAGATCTTCCTGCCGGACGGCACGGCGGTGCCGGCGACGGTCATCAAGGCCGGACCGTGTGTGGTGGTGCAGGCCAAGACAGCCGGCAAGGACGGTTACGAAGCCGTGCAGCTCGGTCTGGTGGATGCCACCCCCGCGCCCGCCAACAAGGCCACCGCGGGCCACTTCAAGAAGGCCGGCGTCCCTGCCACGCGCATTCGTCGCGAGGTTGCGGTGGCCAAGGGCGCTGAAGCGCCGAAGCCCGGCGATCAGGTGCTCGTGGACATGTTCAAGGCCGGCGAGCGCGTGGACGTGGTCGCGAACGGCCGCGGCAAGGGGTTCCAGGGCGTCATGAAACGGCACGGGTTTTCCGGCGGCGCCGCGACCCACGGTTCGATGTTCCACCGCGCCCCCGGCTCGATCGGCGCGTCCTCGTATCCGTCGAGGGTGGTCAAGGGCATGCGGATGGGTGGCCGCATGGGCGGCAAGCGCATCACGACGCTGAACCTCAAGGTGGTGAGCATTGACACCGAGCAGAACCTGCTGGTGTTGCGCGGCGCAGTGCCTGGCGCACCCGATGGCGTGGTGCTGGTGCGGCGCGCGGTCGCCAAGAAGAAGGATCCGCAGCCCCAGGTCGAGAAGGCCAAAAAGGGAAAGAAGTAG
- a CDS encoding VOC family protein encodes MFNGVEHTAIAAPDPEGLATWYCDTLEFRVVHISDGNVFLRDRSGALMEIIPSTGPRGPNQRTDPGIRHLAIGVDDFDAACERLHHLNVTFLSEPSPAPGNRIVFFEDPDGNILHLIQRAHPMP; translated from the coding sequence ATGTTCAACGGGGTCGAACACACCGCGATCGCAGCGCCCGATCCAGAGGGCCTGGCCACCTGGTACTGCGACACCTTGGAGTTCAGGGTCGTCCACATCTCTGATGGCAACGTGTTCCTGCGCGACCGGAGCGGTGCGCTGATGGAAATCATTCCGTCGACCGGGCCGCGCGGACCAAACCAGCGCACCGACCCCGGCATTCGCCATCTGGCCATCGGCGTGGACGACTTCGACGCCGCCTGCGAGCGCCTGCATCACCTGAACGTGACGTTCCTCAGTGAGCCGTCGCCGGCGCCCGGCAACCGAATTGTCTTCTTCGAAGATCCCGACGGCAACATCCTGCACCTGATTCAGCGCGCACACCCGATGCCGTAA
- the rplD gene encoding 50S ribosomal protein L4, protein MTLDVVNSQNQKVGAVDLSDAVFGGTIKKDLVWESVVRENASERRGTHATKNRALVSGGGKKPYKQKGTGRAQAGSSRSPLWRKGGTVFGPQPRSYAYQLPKKVEKGALRAALQSRLKDGVVTIVDEISVGEVKTKGAVEFLKRLGATGKTLVVDVQLNENFVLSARNIAGVRMVRSGRLTARDVMNTGRIVATRAAVERLQEVLG, encoded by the coding sequence ATGACTCTAGATGTAGTCAATTCGCAGAATCAGAAGGTCGGCGCCGTCGACCTGAGCGATGCGGTATTCGGCGGCACCATCAAGAAGGATCTCGTCTGGGAATCCGTGGTGCGCGAGAACGCGTCGGAACGTCGCGGCACGCATGCGACGAAGAACCGCGCACTGGTCAGTGGCGGCGGCAAGAAGCCCTACAAGCAGAAGGGCACAGGGCGCGCGCAGGCTGGGTCGTCGCGGTCGCCGCTGTGGCGCAAGGGCGGCACGGTGTTTGGCCCCCAGCCCCGCAGCTATGCCTACCAGTTGCCGAAGAAGGTGGAGAAGGGTGCGCTTCGCGCCGCTCTGCAGTCGCGGCTCAAGGACGGCGTGGTGACGATCGTCGACGAAATCTCGGTCGGCGAGGTCAAGACGAAGGGCGCCGTGGAATTCCTCAAGCGGCTCGGCGCGACCGGCAAGACGCTGGTGGTGGACGTGCAGCTCAATGAAAACTTCGTGCTGTCGGCGCGCAACATCGCCGGCGTCCGGATGGTGCGGAGCGGGCGGTTGACCGCGCGTGACGTGATGAATACCGGGCGGATCGTGGCCACGCGCGCCGCGGTGGAACGCCTGCAGGAGGTGTTGGGATGA
- the fusA gene encoding elongation factor G, with product MARQVPLLRCRNIGIMAHIDAGKTTTTERVLFYTGITYKIGEVHEGTAVMDWMEQEQERGITITSAATTCTWRDIRINIIDTPGHVDFTAEVERSLRVLDGAVAVFDSVAGVEPQSETVWRQADKYRVPRICFVNKMDRIGADFLRTYEQITTKLQGNPVAIHLPIGSEDKYLGVVDLIQMKALVWEADAAMGSEATVKEIPEDMMELAKEFREKLIEKVSEVDDSILEKYLHGEEIPAEQIKAAIRKRTISSVHKEKAAFVPVICGSAFKNKGVQPLLDAVVDFLPSPLDIPFVTGIDPNGGEGATTERRPDDDAPMSGLAFKIMTDPFVGQLTFIRLYSGQLVSGQAVYNSTKQKSERIGRLLKMHANKREEIKEVLAGDIAAAVGLKSVSTGDTICDEKHPVILEAMDFPEPVISLAIEPKTKADQEKLGLGLSKLMAEDPTFRVKTDQDTGQVVIAGMGELHLEIIVDRLKREFSVEATVGKPQVAYKETITKAAQGEGRYIKQTGGRGQYGHAKIRLIPRKPGEGYLFENKIVGGTIPKEFIKPIDQGIQEALTTGVLAGYPIDDVLIELYDGSYHDVDSNEMAFKIAGSMAFKDAAARAHPALLEPVMRVEVTVPEDHMGDVIGDITSRRGHIQSMDSRGGTQIINSRVPLSEMFGYSTDLRSRTQGRGAYSMHFDRYEQAPAAISQEVIARVQGK from the coding sequence ATGGCGAGACAAGTTCCCCTGTTGCGCTGCCGGAATATCGGCATCATGGCGCACATTGATGCCGGCAAGACCACGACGACCGAGCGCGTACTGTTTTATACGGGCATCACCTACAAGATCGGCGAAGTGCACGAAGGCACCGCCGTGATGGACTGGATGGAGCAGGAGCAGGAGCGCGGCATCACGATTACGTCGGCTGCCACCACCTGCACGTGGCGCGACATCCGCATCAACATCATTGATACCCCCGGCCACGTCGACTTCACGGCCGAAGTTGAGCGCTCACTGCGCGTGCTCGACGGCGCCGTGGCCGTGTTCGACTCGGTGGCCGGCGTCGAGCCACAGTCCGAAACGGTCTGGCGCCAGGCCGACAAGTACCGCGTGCCGCGCATCTGCTTTGTGAACAAGATGGACCGCATCGGCGCGGACTTCCTGCGCACGTATGAGCAGATCACCACGAAGCTGCAGGGCAATCCGGTGGCCATCCACCTGCCGATCGGCTCCGAAGACAAGTACCTGGGCGTGGTGGACCTCATCCAGATGAAGGCTCTCGTGTGGGAAGCCGACGCCGCGATGGGTTCGGAAGCCACGGTCAAAGAAATTCCGGAAGACATGATGGAACTCGCCAAGGAGTTCCGCGAGAAGCTGATCGAAAAAGTCAGCGAAGTGGACGACTCGATTCTCGAGAAGTACCTGCACGGCGAAGAGATTCCGGCCGAACAGATCAAGGCCGCCATTCGCAAGCGCACCATTTCGTCCGTGCACAAGGAAAAAGCGGCCTTCGTGCCGGTGATCTGCGGCTCGGCCTTCAAGAACAAAGGCGTGCAGCCGCTGCTCGACGCCGTTGTGGACTTCCTGCCCTCGCCGCTCGACATTCCGTTTGTCACCGGGATCGACCCGAACGGCGGCGAAGGCGCCACCACCGAGCGTCGTCCCGATGACGATGCGCCGATGTCGGGGTTGGCGTTCAAGATCATGACCGACCCGTTTGTCGGCCAGCTCACGTTCATCCGGCTCTACTCGGGGCAGTTGGTCTCGGGCCAGGCGGTCTACAACTCGACCAAGCAGAAGTCGGAGCGTATTGGACGCCTGCTCAAGATGCACGCGAACAAGCGTGAAGAAATCAAGGAAGTGCTCGCCGGCGACATCGCGGCGGCCGTGGGCCTGAAATCAGTCTCAACGGGCGACACGATTTGCGACGAGAAGCACCCCGTGATTCTTGAAGCGATGGACTTCCCGGAGCCGGTCATTTCGCTCGCCATCGAGCCGAAGACCAAGGCCGACCAGGAAAAGCTGGGCCTGGGCCTGTCGAAGCTGATGGCCGAAGACCCGACCTTCCGCGTGAAGACCGACCAGGACACCGGTCAGGTGGTCATCGCCGGCATGGGCGAACTGCACCTGGAAATCATCGTGGACCGCCTCAAGCGCGAGTTCAGCGTGGAAGCCACCGTCGGCAAGCCTCAGGTGGCCTACAAAGAGACCATCACGAAGGCCGCGCAGGGCGAAGGCCGCTACATCAAACAGACCGGTGGCCGCGGCCAGTACGGTCACGCGAAGATTCGCCTCATTCCCCGCAAGCCGGGTGAGGGGTACCTCTTCGAGAACAAGATTGTCGGCGGCACGATTCCGAAGGAATTCATCAAGCCGATCGACCAGGGCATCCAGGAAGCGCTCACCACGGGCGTGCTTGCCGGCTACCCGATCGACGACGTGCTGATTGAGCTCTATGACGGGTCGTACCACGACGTGGACTCAAACGAAATGGCGTTCAAGATCGCCGGGTCGATGGCGTTCAAGGACGCCGCCGCCAGGGCGCATCCGGCGCTGCTCGAGCCGGTGATGCGCGTGGAAGTGACGGTGCCCGAAGATCACATGGGCGATGTCATCGGCGACATTACGAGCCGGCGCGGCCACATCCAGTCGATGGACTCGCGCGGCGGGACGCAAATCATCAATTCGCGCGTGCCGTTGTCCGAGATGTTCGGATATTCGACCGACCTGCGGTCACGGACCCAGGGGCGCGGCGCCTACTCGATGCACTTTGATCGGTATGAGCAGGCGCCGGCGGCAATCAGCCAGGAAGTTATTGCGCGCGTGCAGGGAAAGTAG
- a CDS encoding 50S ribosomal protein L23: MKTTRVIRRPLITEKTTVARETGNVMVFEVAREATKIDIRRAVETLFGSKVAAVRTQLQHGKIKRQGRFSGQRPDWKKAWVRLKAGEKVPEFLEGA, from the coding sequence ATGAAAACGACACGCGTCATTCGTCGTCCGTTGATCACCGAGAAGACCACGGTTGCCAGGGAAACCGGCAACGTGATGGTGTTCGAAGTGGCCCGCGAGGCGACCAAGATTGATATTCGTAGGGCCGTCGAGACCCTGTTTGGCTCGAAGGTCGCCGCAGTGCGCACGCAGTTGCAGCACGGCAAGATCAAGCGCCAGGGACGTTTCTCGGGACAGCGACCGGACTGGAAGAAGGCATGGGTCCGGTTGAAGGCTGGCGAGAAAGTGCCTGAGTTCCTGGAAGGGGCCTAA
- the rpsJ gene encoding 30S ribosomal protein S10 has product MATTFSDKIRIRLKAYDYRVLDQSTTEIVETAKRTGARLAGPVPLPTEKNKWTVLRSPHVDKKSREQFEIRTHRRLIDIFEPTPQTVDALMKLDLPAGVDVEIKAFGKEHK; this is encoded by the coding sequence ATGGCCACTACATTCAGCGACAAAATCCGCATCAGGTTGAAGGCGTACGACTACCGGGTGCTTGACCAGTCCACGACCGAAATCGTCGAGACGGCAAAGCGCACGGGCGCCCGCCTGGCCGGCCCCGTGCCGCTGCCCACTGAGAAGAACAAGTGGACGGTGCTGCGGTCGCCGCACGTGGACAAGAAGTCGCGCGAGCAGTTCGAGATTCGGACCCATCGGCGGCTGATTGACATCTTTGAACCGACACCGCAGACCGTGGACGCGCTGATGAAGCTCGACCTGCCGGCCGGCGTCGACGTCGAAATCAAGGCGTTCGGGAAGGAACACAAATAA